Within the Tursiops truncatus isolate mTurTru1 chromosome 19, mTurTru1.mat.Y, whole genome shotgun sequence genome, the region acgaagagtagcccctgcttgccacaactagagaaagccggcgcacagcaatgaagacccaacacagccaaaaataaaaaataaaattaataaataaaattaattagttaattaaaaaaaaaaaagaatggtccaAACATCCTGCATCCTATCGAGCCTCACACCTTGTCCCTCCCCATTGGTTCCCCAGGCTCCTGCTACACTATCCTTTCATTCCCAAACCGACCAAGCCCCCTTCTACCTTAAGACCTCTGTATGAGCTGTGGCTACTGTCTGTTCCCGTCCCTGACCCCTCTGGCTCAGCTAGTTCCTTGTGATTCTCAGATGtagatgaaattttttttttttaagagatatcTTGCTCTGACCCAGCCAACTTGTGTGCCTTCCTCATTCATAGCAGACgagcattttgattttttttgttgtttaagacCCATCCCCCATGATCGGACTGTGATTTCAGGAGAGCAAGTGCTGCCGAACAGCCCACTGCCTAGAGCACAGGACGGGGCACTCAGGCGGCGTCTAATAAGTGTTGGTTATTCGTAAACTGGTACAAAAGAAGGCACGCTGGGGCCCTTTCTCCAAATGAGCAGGCACACAAGCTGATGAGAGTATTTCATTGAACTACTCACATGCCAGCTTCCCATCGAAACTGGACAAGCAGATGGCGAAGGCTTGGAGCGGACACAGTGGGAAGCGGAAGTCCATGGTGAACGTGTCTGGGGCTACGCGACCGAACTGGAGCACCAGGTAGTCCGCTGAGAAGGAAGTCAGGAACTAAGGGGAGCGGGTGTCATTTCCCTGCCGCGGGCCTCTGAGCCGCGAGAACTACGACTCCCGAGAGGCTGTGCGGCGCCCTCACTATGCGCGGAATCCTCCGGAAGTGCAGTTTATATGGCAGAGGGCCTTGTAAACTACACTTCCCAATAGGCTTTGCAATAGCGCGGAGTCGGCCCTGCCTAGAAAAACGCTCAAGTGCTAATGGGAGAAGTAGTTCTTGTCCTGCTCCCTTGCCCAGGTAAACCAGTTCCTAGGAACTCACGGTCATCCGGATGCACGATCTGGAAGTTCTTGATCGAGGTCCTAGTGACGCGACCATGAAAATTGAGCACGTAGGCGCCGCTCTCGTCGCTCCACGATGGGGCTTTATTTTGCAGCAGGACCAGCCCCTGGTTGGCCCCCCGTTGGAGGCGACTCAATAGCGACTCCTGTTCCTAGAGGGTAAAGTGGGGACGTGGTTAACCAACTACCAACAAGCTTTTTTCCTCCAGACGCAGAATTTTGAGTCCCTAGGCTCTCCTTCCTGAGAAACAAGTCTGACACAGTCCTCCCGGCTTCATATATGACCTTATGCAGTCCATCGGCTCCCTCTCCCCTTAGGACCTATGGCCGgtcccccagcccttcctccccaTTGACCCAGAGACTCAACCTTGGCGGACTCACATTTTGTGGCTGGACACTGATTCTCTGGTTCTGGGCGTCGATTCCTGGAATGATCACAGTCATTTTCCGGGGCCCTCGGAATCCCAAGATGTTGGTCTCCTGAGGGTAGTATGCTCCATTTGgccttcttctttctccctccccaccgTCCTGCTCCACTCTCTCTCGTCTCCCAGACACTCACATAACACAcagcccccagctcctccctgatCCGAGCAGTCTCTGGGACAAAATTCTTCCTTTCTGGATTCACCCCATTGTCGAAGATGGTGAATTTGGTGCCCAAGACATTAGATCTGCTCCAGGAGGGAAGTGGTCAGATAAACATAataattattcctattttacattaACTGCTTTCCCATGTCATCTCATGAACTCTTCCAATCAATCCTCTACAAAAGATTCATGTCCCATGTTCCATGTATCTAGTCCCAGCCCCCTCTCTTTCTTTGGTGAGCCATGATTTTAGCCTCCTGCCTTGGCCCTTTAGGAACGCCCTTCCAAGATAAAAGAATTCACATATCCCAGCCCTCTTCTCCCACAGGAATTTAGGAATGCCAGCCCCGTGTCTCTCAAGAAGTCAAATGTCTTAAATGCCAGCCTCTGCTCCAAAGCCTTCAGTTCTATTTCCAACCACCCTGGGGTTGCAACTTGAAGAACTACAAAACCCATCAGTCCCCAAGAGAAAAAATTGTAGGGCAGGTGGAACTTGTACTCTACAGCccgctgggaaatgtagttcaattgtccccttcccccccaacccccggcccTCTGCCACCTGTTTATCACACACATCAGGACTCTGCCCACCTGACTTTGCCCACAAAATTTTCCCCATCCCGAGATAGGTCTGTGGGGTCCAGGGAGACGAGGTAATTAGAGGttttgctcctttttctcttgCGCCCAGCCAGAAGGAAGTGCTGTGGATGTGAGAAACAGCCCATTAGAATCGATTTCTGGTATTTGGCTAGGGCGAGGGGTCCAAAGACAAGGAAACACCAGGTCCCCAAGACAGAGGAAAGGGTAATGGAGCAATAAGCGTCCCAAGGCTTGCTGGGAGATGCGGTTCTCACTGAAGGAAGTCATCAGCTGGGTCCTGAATGGGGAGCTtcatttcacatcttttttttttttttttttttttttttttttgcggtacgcgggcctctcactgttgtggcctctcccgttgcggagcacaggctccggacgcgcaggctcagcggccatggctcacgggcccagccgctccgcggcacgcgggatcttcccggaccggggcacgaacccgtgtcccctgcatcggcaggcggactctcaaccactgcgccaccagggaagccccatttcacaTCTTAATATCTGCCTCTTATTCCTTCGGCCATTGGGTTCAGGGTTGGGGCTGAGCCCAGGGAGGGGCGAGCCTGACTGGCAGGCAGGGCCTGTCTTTGGAGAATAGGGAAGAGCCTCACTTGGAACATCGCAGCAGGACTTCAGTACGTGTTTCATCGGGGAAAAACCAGGTCTGGCACTGAGTAGGGGAAAAGCCTCTTTCTGGGAGAGAATGAGTAATTGAGGAGAAGCGGCCACACTTGAGACAGGAATGGCCAGACTGAGAGGGGAGTCGCTTGGCTTTGGGTGGAAAATCCACGAAGCAAGGGGCTTGGCTCCTGAGAGGCGGGGCCTGTCCCAGGATTGGGTGGGGCCTGATAACACAGAAGGCTCACTGAGGGACCAGACTTGGATCGAAAAAGATGAGGCCAGTACCTCACGAGGGTCTGTAAGGGGTGGGGCTTGGGACCTTCCGACTGGGCGCGGCCTAGCCTTGAGAAAGGCGGGCCCAACTCGAGAGTGGACAGGGCTGGATTATGGGATGGGGAGGGCCTATCGGGCTCTGAGAGGAAAGAATCCTAGTGCTGTGAAAGGCAGGACTTGGCGCTGGAGCTGACTAGTCCTAGTTCAATGACGAGCAAGGCCTGGATTCGCCTAAGTCTTAACCTCGCTCAGAAAGGGGCGGGACTTGCCCTTGGGAGGTGGGACTTGCTTCCGAGGCTACCAGACCGCACCTTTCGGCCGTCGGCCGCCTCCAGGTAGAGATAGTAGAAAGGGAACATGCCCTTGTCTACCCCGCGCTTGTCGCGGCTGATGTGACACTGCACCGTGCGACCGCGCAGCGCTGGCCGCAGCACATACGCTTCCATGTCCTCGCCCAGCCGAGGGCCTGGGGCGCGGGGAGGCCAGCGGAGCGAGCTCCCCACATCGCTGTTGCCCGCGCCGCCCGCGCCTTCCGGGGCCTCGGACACCTCTTCGTCGGTCGCCCATGGGAAGTTCCTCACTGTAGACTCCgactcctctttcttctcttgcaGGTCTTCGCCCTAGCCCACGTGCCAAATTCAAGTTGAGGGACAGCCGAGacccgccctccccccccccgcaacGCCTTGCCAACTAGCGATTGGCCATTCCAACTCAGGGTTACGCCCTCTTTCGACCGAGTTTTCTGTCTATTGGTCAAGCATCTAAGCCACTTTCTGATTGGCCAGTACATTCAAGGGGCCCACCCCACCAAGCCCTCTTCAAGTGTTGATTGGCCAGCACCATTAGCCTCCCTCTGCAGCCACACCCATTCCACCTACCGATTGGAGAATGCCTTTGAAAGCATTGCCCATTCCTCTAATACCAA harbors:
- the TULP2 gene encoding tubby-related protein 2, which encodes MSLVPKDRVRMSQENDTWKKEALGDELAAMRLQKLEQQRRLFEMKQRRKRQEPLMVQANPDASLRPRRPRQREERFSGDSGPGNPFLQENVPETHLRPGARSVLSTVSCGGDGSGDRGPLVSPTETGSSDLELEEVSVEDIPASPPPYEEPPGTRRRGWPARQRPGGSAEDDSESQDVGDEHEVPSPRPNPGMGEDLQEKKEESESTVRNFPWATDEEVSEAPEGAGGAGNSDVGSSLRWPPRAPGPRLGEDMEAYVLRPALRGRTVQCHISRDKRGVDKGMFPFYYLYLEAADGRKHFLLAGRKRKRSKTSNYLVSLDPTDLSRDGENFVGKVRSNVLGTKFTIFDNGVNPERKNFVPETARIREELGAVCYETNILGFRGPRKMTVIIPGIDAQNQRISVQPQNEQESLLSRLQRGANQGLVLLQNKAPSWSDESGAYVLNFHGRVTRTSIKNFQIVHPDDREFLGTGLPGQGSRTRTTSPIST